In Candidatus Moanabacter tarae, the genomic stretch CATTGTTGAAAAAGCCAATGTCGTCGATATTTCTCACCAGATTCCGCCCGGTGAAATCTCCTCAGGAGCCTTTGTACTGAGCCAATGTTACCGGGAATTCCCTGAAGGTTCCATCGTCGTCGCCGTAGTGGACCCAGGAGTAGGGACTTCACGAGACCGGATCGTCGTATCAGCTGCAGGACTTTATTTTGTAGGTCCAGACAATGGCCTCTTCGGGTTTTTGACCGATGATCCACAATCTTCCTCGATCGAGATTCGAAGCATTGAGAACGCTGCCCTCATGTCAAAATCCATAAGCTCTACTTTTCATGGCCGGGACATCTTCGCCCCCGCCGCGGCCCATCTGGCCAAAGGCACCCCTCTCAAACAATTTGGTCCTAGAAAAGACTATCTTAGTCCTCTTGAACGCCCGAAACCCTTATTGCAAAAAAGACTAACCACCGGTCAAATCATCTATATTGATCATTTTGGCAATGCCATCTCTAACATCAAGATTCCAGCGGCCGAAAAGGATGCTGATGTTTCGCTTATCGAAGTTAAATTAGGCTCACTACAAATTCCTTACGTCAGAACGTTCCAGGATGTACAGCCGGGACAAACTCTGGCATACCTCGGTTCTGGAGGATTTCTTGAAATCGCGACGAACGGCAGAAACGCCGAAGGATTATTATCGTTTTGCTTGGGCGACAAGGTCACGGTTAGACACACAGAATAACCATTCATTGAAGTGGCATTTTCGGTATACAAATGACTAATAGGAAAATCCCTATAGATCGGTGACAGGAATTGATTTCCGATCTTAGAAGGCAACTAATGTATCCTTTTGGTAGGGCATCAGCCTCAAAGCTCAACGACCGAGGCGGCTTACTCCGGATCTGTACGGAACACCAAGTGATAATCAAAAGTCGATACTTAAAACTCATAAACTCCTCCGACATCTGAAAAGAAAATTTCGCATCTGCCTTTCTTCTAGCGCTATAAGCTGGGCATTTTATGATTGTGCCAATTCGGCCTTCGCCCTGACAGTCCTAGCGGGCTTTTATGGGCCCTTTTTCAAAAGTTATTGGTCCAGCGGTTCGCAATCAGCCCTGACTTGGCAAGGATATACGGTTTCTATCTCCGGGTTAATCATTGCCTTTATGGCACCTTTTTTAGGGGCTCTAGCCGATCGCAAGGGGGAGAGGAAACGGTTTCTCCTTGTTTTCATGACAGTCGGTGCAACTGCCACAGCTCTACTAGCGTGTGTCGGCAAAGGCGCCTGGCCCATCGCATCACTCGTTTATATAGTGGCTGCAGTCGGATTTTACGGAGCTAATCTTTTTTATGACGCTTTGCTTCCCTCAGTCAGCAGTTCGAATAATCGGCATACAATCTCCGGATTAGGCTTCTCTCTCGGTTATCTCGGAAGTGTTATCCTCTTCGGTGCCCAAATCACCCTGATTCAGGACCCCTCGCTCCTGGGACTGTCTTCGACAGACTCTGCTATCAAGGTTTCATTTCTGAGCGTTGCATTATGGTGGATCCTGTTTTCATTCCCTCTCCTGAGCAACATCAAGGAAACCCAAATCCAACCCATTGAATCGGTAGGGGAAGCAATAAAAACTAGCCTGCTTGAACTCGGTGTGATCTTCCACCAAATCGGATCGGAGAACCGGAGACTGTTCTGGTTTCTTCTCGCCTACTGGTTCTATATCGATGGGGCCTATACCCTTATTACCATGGCCACCGGCTACGGAGCCGCCCTCGGTTTTTCTCAATCCGAACTGATAGTTACTCTTGTAGTAGTCCAAGTTCTCGGAATACCCTCTTCTCTAGTATTTGGAGTCTTGGGCCAGAGGATCAAAGCTGAATGGCTCATATTGGTAACCCTTGTTATCTACATCTCTGTTACCCTTTTCTCCTTCGGCATGACTTCCGAACCATTCGAAGTCTTGGGTAGGCCAATCGTCTCGATCTACATCCTTGGAGCTTGCATCGGAGTAGCTCAAGGGGGACTCCAAAGCCTAAGTCGCTCTCTCTACAGTTCTCTCATACCCACCGATAGACCAGCCTCCTACTTTGGTCTATACAACATGGTTAGCCGCGGTGCTGCCATTTTTGGCCCATTCCTCCTTGCTGTAGTTTCCTCAACTACAGGCAACCCGCGATACGGCACCCTTCCAATCGCAGTTCTCTTTCTCATGGGGATTGTACTTCTCTTCAAATCAATGACAGAAAAATGCAAGAAGGACTCATAGTTGGACAGACCTCCAATCGACCTGCCCCCTCCTTCTAGAGAAAGTCTACTAGTTCGCTTTCCCACCCAGAACCAGAACATCCATAAGAGGGGGGGCTTTTCACTGAATTCCCATTGAGCTGCACAGGACCATGACGAAAATTGAATGCCTCAACCGCAGGAACCGTAATGATCTGTTTATTATCTTAGGTTTGTGTCTTTCAGTTTATCTGGCAGCGTCCGTACCCTCCAGGTCGCCCGGAGAGATGTACATCCCAAGTTTGTAAGCATGGCCTTAACGGTTGTAAGTGCCTCCTTCAAGCCAGGCATTGTTTGACACCAACATTGAGGGAATCTCTTTAAAGAAGGTCAGAAAGATAACGTCATAGGAACCTGCCAGATTTTTCAAAATCGTTCGATTTATCCAACCGATCTCTAGTCGTTTATCATTACCTCATTCTCCAAAATCTGGGCCAGCGTTTGCCGCTTTCTTATTAAGACAGCTTCTCCCGAGTCACGAATAAGAACCTCAGGGGCCTCGGGGAAAGAGTTATAATTTTTGGCCGGCATGGAGGAACAGTAGGCTCCCACTCCTTCGATAACACAGAGGTCCCCAACCGTCGTCTCTTCTAATTCTCGGGGTTCCAAGAGTTCTGAGTCGCCTGGCGCGGGTGTTAGAAGATCTCCTGATTCGCAACAATGTCCCACAACAACATAATTTTTTCTTCTTCCGGTGCTATTACGGGAAAGTACAACCACTGCATGCTGAGCGCCGTATAGAGACGGCCGTAGAATCTCCGTCATTCCTGTATCCAACTTGAGGAACTTGAAACCCGCTTCTCCTGTACTCACTATGTCAGTAACCGTAGCCAACAGAGATCCGGCGTTAGCAACAAGATAGGTGCCCGGCTCAATCTCCAGATGAATGCGCCGACCAGATTCATTAGCCAGTTTGCAGAACGCCTCTCTGACCGGCCGGCCAATATTGTTCAAATCAGCTTTCTCCTCACTTTCCATCCGGCTCACTCGGAATCCACCCCCCAGATTCAAAACGGTAACTTCAGGTAGCTCTCTGACCAAATCGAGGCTCATACTCGCCGCGCGTTTCCAGACTTCAGGATCTCCCCCAGAACCCACGTGAGTGTGTAAACGAAATACCTTCAAGTCGAACGCTTCTACCAATTCATGCAGTTTATCCATCCATTCGTGCCAGATACCGAAACTGGCCGCTGGACCTCCGGTATTCGTCCGATTTGTACCTCCCGATCCAAGACCAGGATTCATCCGGACACCCAATCGCCCTCCATTCATCTTTCGTCCGAATTCTTCAACCTGTTGAAGGGAACAAGCATTCAGGGAAACGCCCTGTTCAAGAAGTTCTGCGAAATTCTTAGGCAATTCTTGACTACTCAAACTTATCTTCTCAGGAGCAATCCCAGATAACAAGGCTCGCTCACACTCGTATCCGCTACTAGCATCGAAATGAAGGCCTATCCGATTAAATAGTCGAAGTAGATTCGCATTGGAGCTTGCCTTCATGGCATATCGTACCGTTAACCCGAAAGCATTGGGAAAATGTAGGCACTCCTCTGCGTTATGACATAAAGTCAATTCATCATATACATATATCGGAGTCCCAAAACGGTCCCGGATAGCCTCCGCCTGAGTACTAGTTAAATTGCGAAGTTTTTCCATATCCGACCACCTCCTACCGCTTTAATGCCAATGTGACTCCGTCCCCTACCGGCAACATACTAATATCAACACGACTATCAGAATACAGCTTTTCATTAAAACTCCGAATTGCGACGGTATCCTCTTCCTGGGATTTAGAATCCAGGACCCTCCCAGCCCACAAAACATTGTCGATCATAATCAGTCCACCCCTTCGAATAAGAAGTAAAACCCTTTCGAAGTATTCCCCATATTCCTTCTTGTCAGCATCTATAAAAGCAAAATCGTAGGTGTCACGCTGCCCTTCAATGAGCAATTCGTCGAGTCCCGATATCGCGTCCTTCATTCTCAGTTCGATCTTCCTTGCCACCCCCGCTTCCTCCCAGAAACGTCTTGCAATGGAGGTCCATTCCTCACTCACATCAAATGCAACCATACGGCCTCCACTCGGCAATGCCAGTGCTACACACAGGGAACTGTAACCGGTAAAAACTCCAATCTCGAGGGTCCGTCGAGCACCCAGTAATCTAACCAACTGAGCCATAAACTGCCCTTGATCCGGAGAAACTTGCATCCTCGCCATAGGCATAGTATTCGTTTCACGACGCAGCTTCCCAAGCAATTCGGGCTCCCGAACTCCAACTGAAAAGAGATAATCGTAGAGATCGTCGCTCAAACCTGTGAATCGCTTACCCATTCTATTTCTCGCTCGTACTCCTGAGTACACATCCTAGTGTGAGGACAGAGAGTCAACCATTCATCGGTAACCTGGCTGAAATTATTGGAATTCCCAGTTTAAAATATAGTATCGACTAAATCTTGTGTTTGCCAAATTCCTCCTGCCCACTTTGGACATTACGTTAGTAAAAGTCGGCTTTTAAGATGTACTTAAGGCATAAAAAAGGTCCTCCAGCATGAAACAAAAGACTCCCGTAGATAGTTTCAAAGAAAAAATCTCCAGCGATGAAAGTACACCCTCCATCCATCAACTTAGCGGCAAAGAACTGTGACTCGTCTTATCGGCTAAGAGTATCCCCTAATATCAAAAGAAATCACCCATGCAGCCCACTCCATCCAACCTAACCGCTACCAAGGTCCTAGTGGGATGGATGTCTGAGGATTGAAAAAGTGGCAGGCCAGGGTTAATATCCGCACATTTATTTAGCATTCATCACTTCGAGGGTACCGCCCTTGGGAACAACAGATCAGGAAGGGCTTAATCCCTCTTCAAAAAGCGACGGAAAGTGACGATGGGGATCCGCCGGTTCCCGAAAGAGGATTTTTTGGCGCGGCGACAAACAAACGTTTTTTGGAGGTCGTACTCTATTGGCAGACCATGCTATTTCTGACACACAATACTTGTAAAGCAGTGCCCTTCGATCATGTTTGGCTGTCCAAGCCGCAGTCCCGTGGGTAAGCGCCTCACTGAAAACAGTAACAGAACCGGCCGGCGCTTCAGGTATCACAAAACAAGCAGATTCCTCTGGAGCTTCCGCAATCTTATTGGGTAATTTGAAGTTACTCTTGTGACTACCCGCAATGCAACAAAATCCGCCAGAGCTGGGTCCCGATGAGGCTAGATTCCAGCTCACTACTAAGAACCCGTTAAGACTTCGGCTATCATTAAGGTGAAAGTACTCCCCATCCCGAGCACCAGAGTTCGGGGCAGTAGCTCCGTAATCAGCATGCAGTTTCCCCCGAGACATACCTTTTCGCATGTGAAGTCCGTAAATGCGATCAAGGCGAAAGCAATCTCCCAACCGGAAGCGAAGAATAGGCATTATCTTAGGGTGATCAAGTAGGTTGCAAAATGGGGTTCCCCATTCCAGGAATCCTGGACGCTCTGGATGCGCCCCCGCCGCTGACCCGAATCTTCTCTGCTCCTCCGGGTCCGGAAGTTCCTGATGGTCAATCAGATCGTGCAGAACTCTAAGCTCCTCCTCGCTTAATACTTCCTCGATCACAAGGTAACCCTGAAGGTCGAACAAATATTGGTCTATCTCATAGTCTTCCATAAGAAATATATTTTACCCCTTTCTCGATAGGTCAATTATCAAATCCCCACGCCAATGAGCTTCAGATTCAAGAAGTGTCTCTTCTGTCACAAGTATCCTAATAAAATTTCGACCTTAGATCTTGATTGAAATCCACCTAAACTAAATGCCCATCCTTCACTTAATTAAGAGGCAAATTCTCTTGAAGAAAGCGGACTACATTCTCTCCCATAATCTTGCGGATGGTCTTCTCTTTCATTCCTAACGCCATTAATTCGGCCGTCAGCAAACTCAACTCGGATGTATCAAACCCGACCGCGACCGCCCCATCAAAATCAGAACCGAGAGCCACATGATCTTCGCCCATTATTGCAATAGAGTACTCCACCGCGCGAGCCCAGGAAGACGGAGTTGGATCGCAGATCGCTCCATCCCAATATCCGATCCCTATTAATCCCCCTCTTTCCGCGATTGTCCTCAGTATGTTATCGTCAAGATTTCGGACAGAATCGCAGGTTCCTTTGACACCTCCATGCGATACCACGATGGGACGCGTCGCCATCCGAAGAACTTCCTCATAAACTCGAGGCGAGGAGTGAGCAAGGTCGATAATCATGCGCCTCTTCTCCAACTGCCTGACGACCATTCGCCCGAATTCGGTCAATCCTTTCTTGTCAACGCCGTGGGCTGACCCGCCCACCTCGTTATCAAAGAAATGAGCCAACCCGACCATCCGATAACCCTCATTAAAAAGCTCATCGATGTTTTCAATCTGTCCTTCCAGACAGTGTGCACCTTCAATCGCCAGAAGAGCCCCAACTAATCCCCTTGTTTCCTTCCTCGAAGCAAGTAGTAATTGTAAATCAGTACCGTTTCTAACCAAGCGCAAATCTCCATCAGATTTCTTAACCATGCGCTTTAGTCTCTCTGACTGGTAGAGTGCCCGCTGTAACAAACTTGACCAAGTCCGAGGAGGCCAACCC encodes the following:
- the salL gene encoding Adenosyl-chloride synthase; translation: MPIIALLSDFGYSDWYVACMKGVIYSIVEKANVVDISHQIPPGEISSGAFVLSQCYREFPEGSIVVAVVDPGVGTSRDRIVVSAAGLYFVGPDNGLFGFLTDDPQSSSIEIRSIENAALMSKSISSTFHGRDIFAPAAAHLAKGTPLKQFGPRKDYLSPLERPKPLLQKRLTTGQIIYIDHFGNAISNIKIPAAEKDADVSLIEVKLGSLQIPYVRTFQDVQPGQTLAYLGSGGFLEIATNGRNAEGLLSFCLGDKVTVRHTE
- the lysA gene encoding Diaminopimelate decarboxylase, whose protein sequence is MEKLRNLTSTQAEAIRDRFGTPIYVYDELTLCHNAEECLHFPNAFGLTVRYAMKASSNANLLRLFNRIGLHFDASSGYECERALLSGIAPEKISLSSQELPKNFAELLEQGVSLNACSLQQVEEFGRKMNGGRLGVRMNPGLGSGGTNRTNTGGPAASFGIWHEWMDKLHELVEAFDLKVFRLHTHVGSGGDPEVWKRAASMSLDLVRELPEVTVLNLGGGFRVSRMESEEKADLNNIGRPVREAFCKLANESGRRIHLEIEPGTYLVANAGSLLATVTDIVSTGEAGFKFLKLDTGMTEILRPSLYGAQHAVVVLSRNSTGRRKNYVVVGHCCESGDLLTPAPGDSELLEPRELEETTVGDLCVIEGVGAYCSSMPAKNYNSFPEAPEVLIRDSGEAVLIRKRQTLAQILENEVMIND
- a CDS encoding Putative O-methyltransferase/MSMEI_4947; amino-acid sequence: MGKRFTGLSDDLYDYLFSVGVREPELLGKLRRETNTMPMARMQVSPDQGQFMAQLVRLLGARRTLEIGVFTGYSSLCVALALPSGGRMVAFDVSEEWTSIARRFWEEAGVARKIELRMKDAISGLDELLIEGQRDTYDFAFIDADKKEYGEYFERVLLLIRRGGLIMIDNVLWAGRVLDSKSQEEDTVAIRSFNEKLYSDSRVDISMLPVGDGVTLALKR